One region of Quercus lobata isolate SW786 chromosome 2, ValleyOak3.0 Primary Assembly, whole genome shotgun sequence genomic DNA includes:
- the LOC115974396 gene encoding NAC domain containing protein 50-like yields MSTQQQDSSSDQCWCRKLHMELPPGVKFRPNDQEIVLYYLLNKVQGNPIFEDSMNVIVDCDVFGDPSAWMKIFQETHMDRLYFYTKLKKKNKHIERSTHSATWRSQKDQELYDDSKTIHYGSKRSFSFVAKNGFNGTGRWTMNEYRLDGEFANTANHDNYVICCISKKENI; encoded by the exons ATGTCGACACAACAacaagattcatcatcagatcAGTGCTGGTGCAGAAAGTTACATATGGAGTTGCCACCTGGTGTCAAGTTTAGACCCAATgaccaagaaattgttctctaCTATCTTCTCAACAAGGTCCAAGGGAACCCAATCTTCGAGGACTCGATGAATGTTATCGTCGACTGTGATGTTTTTGGGGATCCAAGCGCGTGGATGAAGATTTTTCAAGAAACCCATATGGACCGTCTCTATTTTTACACcaaactgaagaagaaaaataagcaCATTGAGAGATCTACACATTCTGCAACCTGGAGAAGTCAAAAAGACCAAGAGCTTTACGATGATAGCAAAACAATACACTATGGGTCTAAGCGAAGTTTCAGTTTTGTCGCTAAGAATGGCTTCAATGGCACGGGAAGGTGGACCATGAATGAATACCGACTTGACGGGGAGTTTGCAAACACGGCTAATCAt GATAATTATGTCATTTGCTGCATTTCAAAGAAGGAGAATATCTAG
- the LOC115974583 gene encoding NAC domain containing protein 50-like, whose protein sequence is MSTQQQDSSSDQCRCRKLHMELPLGLKFRPNDQEIVLYYLLNKVQGNPILEDSMNVIVDCDVFGDPSAWMKIFQETHMDRLYFYTKLKKKNKHIERSTHSATWRSQKDQELYDDSKTIHYGSKRSFSFVAKNGFNGTGRWTMNEYRLDGEFANTANHDNYVICCISKKENI, encoded by the exons ATGTCGACACAACAacaagattcatcatcagatcAGTGCCGGTGCAGAAAGTTACATATGGAGTTGCCACTTGGTCTCAAGTTTAGACCCAATgaccaagaaattgttctctaCTATCTTCTCAACAAGGTCCAAGGGAACCCAATCTTGGAGGACTCGATGAATGTTATCGTCGACTGTGATGTTTTTGGGGATCCAAGCGCGTGGATGAAGATTTTTCAAGAAACCCATATGGACCGTCTCTATTTTTACACcaaactgaagaagaaaaataagcaCATTGAGAGATCTACACATTCTGCAACCTGGAGAAGTCAAAAGGACCAAGAGCTTTACGATGATAGCAAAACAATACACTATGGGTCTAAGCGAAGTTTCAGTTTTGTCGCTAAGAATGGCTTCAATGGCACGGGAAGGTGGACCATGAATGAATACCGACTTGACGGGGAGTTTGCAAACACGGCTAATCAt GATAATTATGTCATTTGCTGCATTTCAAAGAAGGAGAATATCTAG